In Crinalium epipsammum PCC 9333, the genomic window CTTCACCTAAATATCCAACAAACCATATCTTTTTTGCACAGCTAAAAGTTTTACCCTAGCCTCTCCAGAATTATCTGCTAAATCAGCAAACTCCACCAACCGCCTTAACTCCTTGCGTAACAAATTCCGCTCTACTTCCAAAGTTTCTCGATCCAACTCTGGCGGTAGTACAATCATGTCAAACAAAGTAGCTCTTTCCTTACCAGGGTGAGGGCGTAAAACCCTACCGCGACGCTGAATAAACTGGCGAGGATTTCCACTACTAGCTAAAATTACAGCATTTTGAATAGCAGGAATATCTACCCCTTCATCTAAACAGCGAATTGCGACTAAACCCTGTAACTCTCCACATTCAAATTGGCGGCGTAATTCTTCCCTTTCATCTAAAGCAGTTTCCGCAGTGTAAGTGTTAACTCTGTAACCTAAATCAGTCCCCAAAATTTTAGTTACTGCTTTGAGTTGGCGCGTACTTTCCGTTGAACCATCACCACAATAAAATAAAGTATGGCTAGTTTCCATGCGCCTCTTCATTAAATTACGCAACGCTGTTAATTTATTAGCAGCAGCACCAATTAATCTTGCTCGTTGCATTAATAACGGCTTCAAATCTTGATCATCGCTTTCTATCCCAACAGCTTGCGCGTCTCGGTCGCGAAATTGCAGTATCCGTCCAATACTTTTAGTTAATTTAATATAGGTACGACTTTCTGTTTCTGTTAATTCTACTAAAATTGGGTAGTAAAGGTAATGTACCAGCGCATTTTGTTGAATAGCATCTTTCAGGGTAAATTCTGGTTCTAAAATCGCACCAAAATAATCAAATAAAGATTGCGTACCGTCTTCATCAAAATATCTTTCTGGTGTCGCAGAAAGTGCTAACCTCAAGCCGATGTTACGTGGTAAACTTTCTTCTCGGCGTTTCGCACCTAAATTATGAGCTTCATCTCCTACTATTAAAGTTTTATCTGGAAAATACTTTAACTGAGATTGCAAACCCTCGCTGCTTAGGCTGTCATTGGTAGTAATAACAGTAATAAAAGATTGATTACCGGAATGTAGATTATATAGTTGCGTAGAAAGTTGCGTTTGCCATTTGCGGACATCTTCAAAAGCGAGAATTGGTTGCAAGTTAAATTTTTCGCATTCACGCGCCCATTGGGTGACAAGATGACGAAAAGGACAAACAACGAGTAAGACTTGCAAACCAATTTTTTGGTAAAGTTGAGATGCGATCGCCAATGCTGTGATAGTCTTACCGCTACCAGTAGCCATTTTCAGCGTACCGCGTCCGTTATTAGCAAACCAGTTAGCGATCGCTTGTTTCTGATATTCTCGTAGTTGAATCTCATCCGGTATTTTGGGACATCCAGGCGGTGTTTGCTTTCCTTCTCCTGAATTAACAAAGTAAGTACCTTTAGATGCAGCTACAGCTAAAAATTTATTTATCGGTTGTAATGGATAATTTGTTGTATATAAATTCTGCTTTGTATCGCTAGGCGTGATGCCTAGAGGTTTATCAACTTTATAAATACCCTTCACAAGCCAACGCCCCTGATATTTAAGCTGCTGGAATTATTTTAGTGTGTCTGGTGGGTGGAAGTGCGATCCAACTTTTGATTTTAAGTTAATTGTTTGGCAAATAGGCAACTTAGGAGCAGGGACGCGAGGGTGCAGGGGAGAAAAGTCTAGATTTGTTTACAATTCGACATCTTCATAAATTTCTGCCATCGTCATTTCTAACCCTACAGATACTAAATTCAGCACATCCCCCTCACCTAAAGTTTTCACACTCCAGTTACCTTGATCATCTTTGCGGTAAATTTCAACCTTAATTTTTTCTTGATCAACTAGGAGATATTCTTGCAGGCTTTCTAATTGCCGATAATTGAGCAATTTTTCGTTACGGTCTATCCTGGCTGTACTTGGGGAAATTACTTCTACAATTAAACAGGGACGGGTTTTGAAATATTTTTCTATATCTTGGGCATCACAAGTTACTGATATATCTGGGTAATAAAAGATATCCAGCAGTTTAATTTTGACTTTCATATCTGATGAAAAAACCCGACAGCCACTCCCCCTTAAATGTGTACGTAGTCGGACATAGATATTTCCAGAGATGATGTCATGTGCCTCACTTGCTCCCGCCATCGCATAAACTTGACCCGCTATATACTCATGGCGGATATCGCACTTTAGTTCTAGTTGCAGGTATTCGTCAATAGTAATGTTAGATAATTGGGATTGAGCAAACATAGCTATTTTTTATTGATAAAAAAATGCTTTTAGTCAATTTGATGACTAAGAGTTTCAGAAATATTGAATGTCCGCGCCCTATCTGGCTACAGCTATATTAGCAATATTAATCTCTTTACAGTTTACGACTATAAAATAATTTAGTACATTTGTTCTACAAAAAAGCCATTACACAGGCTTTTACGATGCCCACGAGTTGGCACGCTTCAGAACGCATGGCAACCGAATTGTGGACAGCAGACAAACGGATAACAAATTTATCAACGGAGAGGGTGGGATTTGAACCCACGGAACCCTTGCGAGTTCAGCAGATTTCAAGTCTGCCGCATTCGACCACTCTGCCACCTCTCCAGGCGCGTTTTTAATCATACCAAGCTTATAGCGTTTCTGGCTAGTCTTTTTTAGCAATTAGCTGTTAGCAGTCCCAGTTATATAGATGGAACAACTTCAGTACTACGGCGATAAAGAATTTCTTCAGATGCGATCGCAAACTCTTTGTCAACCCAAACCAAAGATGCTTCTGTCACAACACCACCTTCTAAAGCTACAAGGGAGAAGTTACGCAGACGGTTATTTTCAGTGGCGATAATTCTCGGTACACGCGCTGCATTTAAGTAAACGGTTTCCTCTGGACTGATATATATAGATGTCCGCAAACGTTCCTTGGTATGCCTTAGTTTATGGTGCATATGACCAAATGTAACTAAAGCAACGGTTTTACCAAAAATGCGAGTTTGGGCGATCGCTTGTTCCAAATCTGGATCTCCAAAATCTCCCCCCAAGGGTTCCCAATCTTTCCCACAAGGATCTTCTGCGTGGTCGCCTAAACCTTTAGGTCCATTGTGACCTAAAAATATCACGGTATCATAAGCCGCACTTTTGGCCGCCCCTAAAATGCGCTTGGTAGATTCTTCGATACTTGCTACACCAAAGCGTTCTTGATAAAAATCTTTATATTTCCATTTAGAACCACCCCAACTAAAAGGACGACTCCCCACCACCGTTAACTTAAATTCTGGGAAGTCTAGCTTACCGTACCCGACATCTGCTGTACCCAGTAAATCTATCTGTTCCTGTACCCAGTCTTCTTTGCGCCTGTCGTAAGGACACTTATTTCTACCCCACTCTGTAGCAGTGTACCAAGCATCGTGGTTGCCAAAAACTGCTGCCTTGGGAATGTCAACAGATGAGATCGCCTGCACCACCGATACTGACTCATTGCCAAAATCCCCTACAAACAGCACCAAGTCAACACCTAGCTGCTTGAGAGCGATCGCATCATCCTCCTCCCATTGATCGTGAACATCCCCAACTATCGCAATTTTGACGATTAATTGCTCTTGATTCCTATGATTGCCCATACCTACTTTTTCCTTGATCCTTTTCCAGGATATGCAAGTACAGCGTATTTTTGCATTAATCTTCAGTTACTTATAGCAATTAGCTGTTCACATCTACCTCCTCTTCCCCCTCACTCCTGCCTCCTCCCTCCTCTCTTTTTCCATCAATTTTGGTAAAAACAACTATAATTATTTATTAAGAAGACTATAAATTCCTACTCTAGGTAGACCCAAATTAGTGTTTATTACTACCCTTCCACCTCAAAACCAGACC contains:
- a CDS encoding DNA phosphorothioation system restriction enzyme, producing MNKFLAVAASKGTYFVNSGEGKQTPPGCPKIPDEIQLREYQKQAIANWFANNGRGTLKMATGSGKTITALAIASQLYQKIGLQVLLVVCPFRHLVTQWARECEKFNLQPILAFEDVRKWQTQLSTQLYNLHSGNQSFITVITTNDSLSSEGLQSQLKYFPDKTLIVGDEAHNLGAKRREESLPRNIGLRLALSATPERYFDEDGTQSLFDYFGAILEPEFTLKDAIQQNALVHYLYYPILVELTETESRTYIKLTKSIGRILQFRDRDAQAVGIESDDQDLKPLLMQRARLIGAAANKLTALRNLMKRRMETSHTLFYCGDGSTESTRQLKAVTKILGTDLGYRVNTYTAETALDEREELRRQFECGELQGLVAIRCLDEGVDIPAIQNAVILASSGNPRQFIQRRGRVLRPHPGKERATLFDMIVLPPELDRETLEVERNLLRKELRRLVEFADLADNSGEARVKLLAVQKRYGLLDI
- a CDS encoding Uma2 family endonuclease; amino-acid sequence: MFAQSQLSNITIDEYLQLELKCDIRHEYIAGQVYAMAGASEAHDIISGNIYVRLRTHLRGSGCRVFSSDMKVKIKLLDIFYYPDISVTCDAQDIEKYFKTRPCLIVEVISPSTARIDRNEKLLNYRQLESLQEYLLVDQEKIKVEIYRKDDQGNWSVKTLGEGDVLNLVSVGLEMTMAEIYEDVEL
- a CDS encoding TIGR04168 family protein, whose translation is MGNHRNQEQLIVKIAIVGDVHDQWEEDDAIALKQLGVDLVLFVGDFGNESVSVVQAISSVDIPKAAVFGNHDAWYTATEWGRNKCPYDRRKEDWVQEQIDLLGTADVGYGKLDFPEFKLTVVGSRPFSWGGSKWKYKDFYQERFGVASIEESTKRILGAAKSAAYDTVIFLGHNGPKGLGDHAEDPCGKDWEPLGGDFGDPDLEQAIAQTRIFGKTVALVTFGHMHHKLRHTKERLRTSIYISPEETVYLNAARVPRIIATENNRLRNFSLVALEGGVVTEASLVWVDKEFAIASEEILYRRSTEVVPSI